Proteins from one Oncorhynchus tshawytscha isolate Ot180627B linkage group LG16, Otsh_v2.0, whole genome shotgun sequence genomic window:
- the LOC112236393 gene encoding elongin-C, with the protein MDGEEKTYGGCEGPDAMYVKLISSDGHEFIVKREHALTSGTIKAMLSGPGQFAENETNEVNFREIPSHVLSKVCMYFTYKVRYTNSSTEIPEFPIAPEIALELLMAANFLDC; encoded by the exons ATGG ATGGTGAAGAGAAGACCTACGGTGGCTGTGAAGGCCCAGATGCCATGTATGTGAAGCTGATCTCCTCTGATGGCCACGAGTTCATAGTGAAGAGAGAACACGCCTTGACCTCGGGGACCATCAAAGCCATGTTGAGTGGACCAG GTCAGTTTGCAGAGAATGAAACCAACGAAGTGAACTTCAGAGAGATCCCCTCCCATGTCCTGTCCAAGGTGTGCATGTACTTCACCTACAAGGTCCGCTACACCAACAGCTCCACAGAAATCCCAGAGTTCCCCATCGCCCCTGAGATCGCCCTGGAACTACTCATGGCTGCCAACTTCCTGGATTGTTAA